caaggaaatgacaaggacttaacgaTGATCAAATGCCGGCTCAAAAGAACCTTCGACCCGGCATATTATCTATCAAAGTTGGTCTTGTTTTGCAGGacaagtttaacatggataaatccaaattaaactgggggctaatgtcggggatataccccgcggtatgacccggccggacttggcgactcaccagagacccgaCAGACATTTgacgactcactggagacccgcccGGTCCTCGGCGACCTATtagtgacccggcgggcgggtcagacggacgacaaggcccaaggcccagtaggccagttcgtaatatggtgggccggtttacgaggaaagacataaggaatattctcctacaaaggaagcaagactaggactccacttgtaatagagtaatcctaatcctgctaggactagtcatgtaacccgccccttcaacttatataaggaggggtagggctccccaaagagggacaaggaaaCAATCTcgaaggctagacacaactaaaagGGAGCCGGCGTATGCGGTGTCTccctgatgagcataatgagatctagccacaaacagcatgtagggctattaccagacgatgtttcccggggcccgaagctgtctaaatccttgtcttgtgtgttgatccgtcccgcgtctctcgtcccgaccaacccctctcaagctaccacatagatgcgttggcctcacgactaagtccttacactaggacatctgccgtgacaattccacgacactcctCGACAAGAAAGACCATAGGCTTTCCTTCTCCCCCCATCGGCGCTGCCGCCGGTCCATCCCATCTACAATATCCTTTGGGCCATGGAGGGGTGGAGGACCTCGGCCCCACACTCGCAGGAGGGACCCTCCTCTCGTTCTTGTAAGGTTCAACATCCTGATGGTGCGTCTGGCGTTGttagagggcgtgtggaggtgtgtctccatcGGATCTCGTGGGATTCATTGGTACTGGTCTTTGGTGGTTCCATTTGGATCCGGTCTTTGTTTGGTTGTTTACAAGTTTGTTGCTTCTAATCTACGATTTTCTTCATCAACGATGGTTGCCGCTCtggtgtgctggtcctatggggtcttagcatGATGACTTCCTAACTAGCTAATATAACAAAGTTTGTCCGGCTCTGGTAAGaaggggcgatgatggcggcgcgttttcggctcgctccagtgcttgtagtcgttgttAGGTGGTCCACTGACCTGGTTGTAATTTTTGTTACCTCTTCTGTTCTTTGTACTTTCATAATTGATTATGAATAAATCAGAACTTTCTTCCATGAAAAGAAAGTATCCCCTCCGTTTGAATAACAAGTaatttcagacggagggagtatctatttCCGTTCTTCTTAATAGAGCTGTATATTTAGAGTCATGCAAACATTGTGAATTCAATGGCTTTACGTGCACGTACGCTAAGCGCAACAAAGCTATTGGGTTCGTTGACTATTTTTTCGAAGAATTAGCAGAAGCTCTGGCGCCACAGTTCAAAAAAGGTACTACAGAGCTAGCTCCATTGACAAATTCGTTGCATTCTTCCCGTTCCACCCGGGGCCAGCAATCATACATCAACCATTGAGAGATCGAGTATATATGCAGGTAATCTGTATACATGTATTGTAGATTTGTGTCACATCATTCGGGCAAGCATATGGCTTCACTGAATTAGGGGACCGACTGCAATAGAATCACCCGCAACAAAACAGTTGCTGCATCTCGCCATTACGATTAGACAACACCTTTTAAGAAATTAATTCAGTTCGATCTAACCGCCAGAAAACACAGTTAAAACAGTACAGTACACAAACACAAATGATGCTACAAACAGTTGTACACTGCAACTTAGCACCAAAACTGGAGCAGACTAGATGAGCTAAGTAGACTAAACCACAGAGACTTAGGCACTACGACATCATCAGTGACTTGAGCGACCGGGCTTTCACAGGCTTCCTCCACCTCTTCTTGAACGGGCCCTTCCTCTTGGTGCCGCGGGGTTGTTCGCCATTGCAGCCAAGCGCTTCCTCATCGCTGCTCTCCTCGTCCCAGCCTGCGATCCCAGTGGTGCCGTCGTTGCCCGTACGCTTGTCGACCACACGTACTGATGCCACTGCTTCTTGATGGTTTGAGTCATCAGCTTGTTCCTGACCTGCACTAAAATTAAGTTGCATTTCGGACTGTGCCTCCTCTTTTGGTGGTTTAGCAGGCAGTGGAAGTTCCTGCACGCCATCATCACTGCTCTCCTTGCCACAGCCCACCATCCTAGCGGTGTCAGGCTCGTCGACGACGTGTGCTGATGGCGGGAGCACTGCTTGATGGTCTGATTCATTCACTTGTACCTTACAAGCACTAAAATCAAGTTGCATTTCAGATGGTGCCTCCTCTTTCAGAGATTCAGCAGGCAGAATAGGTTCTGGCACGCCATCACTGCATGACGTGCGGCGCTTCTTGGTGCCGGGGCCGAACCCCGCATAGTAGTAGAACCCCTCGCCCAGGTCGATGTCGGGCCTCTTTCTACGTGGCTTGTCGCTGACGGGGGGCTTCTGGTCCAAGTGGTACGGGCAGTAGGAGTTGGGCTTAGTCGCGGGCCGCTGGCAGGACCACCTCTTGCCGTCATTCTTCCGGCAACACCACACTCCTTTCTGCACTTTGAACCCCTTATTTGGCTTTGGCTTCCTCTCCATCTTTTCCACAGCTTTGTGCAGTTTCAAGATGACCCCGTCAACCATATCTACGGCCAAGTCTTCCTCCTCCCTGATGGAGCCGGCAGGCATGGTGATGCTTGCTGGGAAGAGCCAGCTACCTCGCCAGGAAACACTCATGAAGCAAGTCTCCACGAAGAGCTTCTCCACCTGAATGAGATGGTAATTCGGAAAACACACATCAACCAACGAAAAGAGCTACCTGCTATTGCTGAACTGAAATGGGGGTTCGGGTAGGTAGGGCTCGCGACCGACAGATGAACTTGCAGCCCGATTGGCCGCAGCGCAACCGCCAGCCGGTCACAGATTACCGCCAGGGAGCTAACTGACGCGCCCTACGGCTAGACCTCGACGCCGCACCACGCGGGCGTGGGGAGCGGAACCCTAGCGGCATGCTTCAGACCCAATGGTAACCTCCGCGGAGGAGACCTAGGTAGCGAGGCGGGCATGCTAGCTGCTACAGAGCGTCGCGGGAATGTGCAATACATACAGCAAGCTGCGGCCAGGCGGGAGAGCACGGAGCAAGGAGCGAAGGGGTCGGGTGGTGAGGAAATTACCTGGGGATCCGAGAGGTCGAGCTGGGCCATGAGGTCCCACGGCGACCGGCTGAGCTCGCAGCAGGGCTCCCCGCCGGAGGAGGTCTTCGGCCCCAGGAACCCGGCGCCGGATTCGtgggctggggctggggctggcGGCGGGGGCGGCTCGAATCGGGGCGGCTCCGTGCAGGAGGCGGATGCGGCGGAGCCAAGCAGGCGGGAGGCGGACCTGCGGATCCGCATGGCGGCCGGGGAGGGGCGGGGCGCACGCGAGGGGAGCTCGGGATCTGGAAGGAGAGCGAGCAAGGTAGGGTTTGAGATTTGTGTGAGGCAGCAGCAGGATGCCGATACGAGAGGAGGCCGCTGGAGAGGACGAAGGCTTTAGTGTGAGGTCGAGCTGGGGCCCACTCGTCAGTGAAGCCGCCGATTATTTACAGTGAGTGAGTGCTGGACACGTGTACGGCCCAAGCTTTATGTGCACACCTAATTTTTTGAGGATGCCGATGAATACCGAATGTTCGGGGTTTTACCATGGCAATATGaacgttttttttttgcaatttatgTTTGTTGACCATAGCAAATTTAGTTGGTAAGCATGACAAATTTGTCCTCGGTTTATTCTTCGTCAGAAAATTGTCATGCTCGTAAACAAAAGTTACCACCGTtctctccgtttttatttacttcacATATTAGATTTAACTGAAGTCAATCTTTATAAAGTTTGTCTGGGTTCATAAATACAATACTaatatttattttatatattttctgCGAGAAAGAGTTTCAATCTATTCATTAAttgtcaaggtagtacaaagaacaccagaagtaaaaaagtacatccaggtccatagaccacctagcgacgaagGCGCGCCACCGTCATCGTCCCTCCCTCATCGGAGCCGGACAAACTTTGTTGtaatagacagtcgggaagtcgtcgtgctaaggtcccGTAGGACTAGCGTACCATGACAGCAACTGCCACTGATGAAGAGATGCGTAGATAAGAAGGATCCAACCTATAGACACATTACCACAGACGAACGAAGATTGGATCCACatggatccaccaaagacaaacacCGACCAAATTCCGTGAGATCtgccggagacaaacctccacacgccctccgacgatgctagaaaCATCACTGGGACGGAGACTAGGCggggaggaccttattccatcttgagagagccgccgccgccacctggttTCTTTAACAgggcacaaaccctaacaaaactaaagaaACCATctgaaaacggagccctcccgccggcaagggacGGGATCCACCGCACTTCCATGGCCCAAAGACCATAGAAGATGTGATAGACCAACGGCGACACCGACGGGAGCCACGAGAAACCCGAGCGTATTAAAACTTTGTTCCTATTGTATTTGATGTGAAAATATATTCACTGATGAATATAATGATATTGATTTGGtggtgtatatgttaatattttttgacaaacttggtcaaagtttataaagtttgactttagatAAAGCTAATATGCGCAGTAAATAAAGACAGATGGAGTAGTATATTTTTTGCGGGGCAAATATATCAACGAGTGAGTAAATATGTTTTTTCAATTAACATAACACAATTTTTTCCTACAAGTACCTCGATTAGCATCTCATTGGCCTATCCATATACTCGAGGTTTTTTATTTTGATGAAAGTGCTTTAAAAGAAAGGACACCTATATTTTTTTCCCTAACTTTGTCCCACCTCATCTTTACCCCTGAAAACATAGGTGCTCAACTTTCCCCTCTCCCGTTAGAAGCCCTTATGGAAATACCCTTCTGTGTCGTTtccgtccggtcaaaggggtttTACCATCATCGAGACGTTTGCTAGACATGGTTGCCCCTGTGTGCATATGCCACTTACGGGTGGGACCCACCTCCATGAAAATACAAATGAAAATAAAGCTCTGTCTCACCTCTATTTCTTTCACTAACTTGTGGGGCCTtacaagaaaaataaaacaaaacttcCCCTCACCCCTTCATTCCCTTTGCAtctggcgagagagagagagagagcgacgcCGCCAGGGCACTGTGCCCGATCCATGGCGCTGCCGCCCCCGTGCGACCCGTCGTCCTTGTCCTGCCAGTCAACACCGGCGTACCGCCTCCTGTCCTTCATCTCCCTCGTCTCGTCGCCTCCCAAGCAGACGGGGCGCTGCGCTCCGACCGTCGTTCCTGCACGGAGGCAGCGACTACCAAGCAGTGGCCGACAGTGGCAGCCGCCAGCACAGGCTCCTCGTTCATGCCCGCTCGGCCCATCGAACGTGAGACCCTTTAACTAGACGGAATCGAGCAAAGCGCGTCCATCTTCTCCACCTCCGACAGCTAGCCACTGCGCCCGATTTGACAAGATTTGATGAGCGCCTCTCGAGAATCTTACaaaatgtcatctcgtcaattggtgttggcccttttcttctcaggcatcctgcgactaaggtatcctgacaccaatcagatctgaatctcgttcaaatatgatggttggaacatatttccaggagTTATAACATTGATCTTATATGACCCGGTGAGGTGATGTCATACCTAGCAAACCTAGACGGAGGACCTGCTTTTATatcttcctttttagcaaggttagccattctttcatgaggaaattgtaagacttattgtcggtgtcaaaaccagcggatctcgggtagggggtcccgaactatgcgtctaaggtcgatggtaacaggagacaggggacacgatgtttacccaggttcgggccctctcaatggaggtaataccctacttcctgcttgattga
This window of the Triticum aestivum cultivar Chinese Spring chromosome 5D, IWGSC CS RefSeq v2.1, whole genome shotgun sequence genome carries:
- the LOC123126077 gene encoding uncharacterized protein; protein product: MRIRRSASRLLGSAASASCTEPPRFEPPPPPAPAPAHESGAGFLGPKTSSGGEPCCELSRSPWDLMAQLDLSDPQVEKLFVETCFMSVSWRGSWLFPASITMPAGSIREEEDLAVDMVDGVILKLHKAVEKMERKPKPNKGFKVQKGVWCCRKNDGKRWSCQRPATKPNSYCPYHLDQKPPVSDKPRRKRPDIDLGEGFYYYAGFGPGTKKRRTSCSDGVPEPILPAESLKEEAPSEMQLDFSACKVQVNESDHQAVLPPSAHVVDEPDTARMVGCGKESSDDGVQELPLPAKPPKEEAQSEMQLNFSAGQEQADDSNHQEAVASVRVVDKRTGNDGTTGIAGWDEESSDEEALGCNGEQPRGTKRKGPFKKRWRKPVKARSLKSLMMS